The Quercus lobata isolate SW786 chromosome 4, ValleyOak3.0 Primary Assembly, whole genome shotgun sequence genome segment AATGGATGATGCTAACACTGAAGTGACCTAGGACGACCCCAAGACTAACTTGCCCAAGTGATTGCattttcctttgaaaatttattttacttttatctgGAAGTGCCTgttgttttgggctttgttCTTTATTCCTTTTATTCAAGTTCATACAAGTACAATTGTCTTGTCCAAGATTATGGACGAGTCTTATATACAATCAGTTTTATTTTCACaacttaaggttttttttttttggacgtGGATTGTCCACCCTTCTTTAAATTCCATGaacaaatgaatattttctattttcaccTTCCATTGTGCTTGAATACATATATTTCCAGCTCtatgtatgaaattttattttcattattcataTCATTTTTGTGGCTGTGTGGTTCGTCCACCCAGGAATTCAGTTTGCCTCGTCTTGAGTGTAGGGGTGAATTTCTTATTACATCACCGAAATAGAGCAAATTGAATCCTTTTAGCTTATGTACAGTTCGTCTATGAATGACGTTCTTTTTGGTTAGCTTTTATTCATTATTCAAATTTAGGGATGACCATATTTCCGTCCTTGATAAGACTTCCCAGCAATTTCTCGTCCATGCAATGGATTGTTATGCTGGTTAGATTCATTTATAGGCTTGTGCTTTTGCACAGTCTTTGTTCGTCCATGTTTTGGACGGCCATTTCTCaggtttcatctcgtcttaAGCTTTAGACGGACATACCTTGTTCTATTTTAACTTTAACTCaggtttcatctcgtcttaAGCTTTGGAGGGATGTACCttgtttcatttttccttttgaggaaAGCTTATGGACGATACATCCTTGCGTCCAAGGATTTCATTCGTCCATGCTTATTTGCTTCTTTGTGGATCATTCCGAatgaatatacaaaaataaaggattCCCATACAATATACTtgaaaatacatcatatatatatctGAAAATCCAAACTTATGCAAACGTTCGTCCACAGGCATGGCACATGCTCGTGAGCTAGTGCCTTagggaattaaaaatacaaaccaactcGTCCATAAATAgcacaaaaatgaaaacactaatgtactttctaggggattattaaaatacttaaaacatATAGTAGTAATAAACAAACATGAGAATACTTTCACTCATCCAGGTATCTCGTCTGTGGCCACTTTCATCCAGAGTCAGCATTTATTGATGGTATTTCCTTAGgtgctcaacattccaagggtgttcTAGCTTCCGTCCATCCAACGCTTCCaaatagtaggatccttgcctcttgcagttgataaccctataaggtccttcccaatttggccTCAGTTTCCCATAGGCCGGGTTTCTTGTTGCCAAGGTAACCCTCTTCAGGACAAGATTCCCGATATTGAAACGCCTGGGCTTCACCATGGCATCATATTGTCTTGCCATAAGATTTTTGTACCTCGTTGTTCTTTGTTCTGCATCCATCCTGACTTCATCCATAAGGTTAAGGTTAAGACGGagctgttcttcattttcttcagcTTAATACTTCCTCACCCTGTGGCTCATCATATGTACTTCTGCCGGTATAATTGCctcacttccataggctagttTAAAAGGAATTTCCCCTGTTGGAGTTCTCACTGTCATTCTGTAAGCCCACAAAACACTCGGTAACTCATCCGGTCATACTCCCTTTACCccttcgagccgagtcttgatgatcttcaacaaggatcggtttgctACTTCtgcctggccattggcctgtgggtgggagggtgaggagtaatggttcCTTATTCCAAGTTGTTCATAAAATTCCCTGAAAGGTGTGTTGTCAAATTGTCGTCCATTGTCAGACATTAGTACCCTAGGTACCCCGAATCTGCAtataatgttcttccagacgaagTTCTTGACATTCTGTTGTGTAATTTTTGCTAAGGGTtcggcttccacccattttgtgaagtaatctattaCTACCACCAAAAATTTCATTTGCCGAGTTTCAGTTGGAAAGGGCCCTAAAATGTCCAATCCCCATTGTGCGTAAGGCCAAGGGGCCATCATTGGCATAAGATACTCTGCTGGCTGTCAAGGAATGTTGCTGAAGCGCTGACATTGATCGCATACCTTAACATATGCCTTAGAATCAGCTTGGATGGTTTGCCAATAGAATCCGCTACGGATGACTTTATGGACGAGTGATCTGGCTCCTGAATGGTTATCACATGCTCTTTCATGAACCTCCCTCAACATGTAGTTTGCCTCCTCCGGAGCCAACACCTTAGGAGAGGCTGGGACAAACCTCTTTTGTATAACACTTCGTCCATAAGTATGTACCTGGCTGATTTGACCCTGAGCTTCCTAgcttcgtccttctcttctAAAAGCCTTTCGTCCTTCTCTTCTGAAAGCCTTTCGTCCTTCAAGTATGACActattggggtcatccaattttcaTCACCCTCTATCTGCAACATCTTTGGAAGGTCTATACTAGGCATGTATTGTACTGCATCCAACTCGTCCATTGCTTCATTCGCAGACGCTTCCTTTCCCAGAATATCTGCTTCCACATTCTCTTCCCTAGGGATTTTGAATGTAATCAGCttctttgaatttcttcacaaggCGCACTACCttctttaaatatttcttcattctgTCTTCCTTGGCTTCACATATCCCATTTACTTGGCCTATGACCAACTAAGAGTCTCCCATGACAAGTATTGAGTCTGCTTCTATAGACTTAGCCAACTCCAACCCCTTTAAAAGGGCTTCATACTCTACTTCATTATTAGTAGTTTGGTATTGAAAACGAGCCTTGTACTTTAATTTGTCTCCTTCTGGTGATTGCAAAACAACTCCTATTCCTCTAGCATGCAATGTAGACGATCCATCTACATGGACGACCCGTTTTTCATTGTACTCTCTTTCACCAAAATCCTCGTAGCTCGGAGTGAACTCTGCAATgaaatctgctagggcttgGGCCTTTATTGCATTTCTCGATTGGTACCGAATGTCGAATTCACTAAGTTCCACTGCCCATTGAATCGGCTGTCCTGTAGCTTCCAgcttgttcattgccttcttaaGCGGATGGTTCGTCATGACATTGATGGCATGAACTTGGAAGTAATGTCTTAACTTTCTAGAAGCTGTTATTAGTGCAAAAGCCAATTTCTCTATCAGTGGGTACCTTCCCTTTGCTCCTCTGAGTGCTCGGCTAGTGTAGTACACGGGTTTTTGTACTTTTCCTTCCTTCCTGATTAGAGCTGAACTTACGGCATATAGAGACACCGCTAAGTATAGATATAGTTCCTCTCCTTGCACGGACGAACTTAATAATGGAGTTGTAGTGAGATAGTCCTTTAGGTCTTAGAAGGCCTTTTGACATTCGTCCGTCCATTCGAATGCCTTCCTGAGGACTTTGAAGAAAGGTAAACATTTGTCTATGGCTTTCGAAACAAACTTGTTCAAAGCAGCAAGTCGTCCAATGAGGGATTGGACTTCCTTGATATTCTTTGGTGGTTCCATATCCAATATGGCTTGGATCTTGTCTGGATTTGTTTCGATTCCTCTTTGCGAAACCATGAACCCCAAAAACTTTTCCGACGATACTCCGAATGCGCACTTACTTGGGTTCAATTTCATCTTATATTGCCTAAGTGTTTCAAAAGTTTCCTGTAGATCGTCCAAATGGCTTCCCTCATCTATGCTCTTCACAAGCATGTCGTTGACATAGACCTCTACATTCCGTCCTATCTGTGGACAAAACATGTGATTAACCAACCTTTGATAAGTTGCCCATGCATTCTTTAAACCAtagggcatcaccttatagcaaAACAAACCTTGGCTGGTAATGAAAGAggtcttttcttgatcaacTTCGTCCATctttatctgattgtatcctgAGAAGGTGTCCATGAAGCTCAACAACTGATGGCCAGCCGTAGagtccaccaattgatcaatgcgTGGCAAAGGATAACTATCCTTAGGGTAAGCCTTGTTTAAATCAGTGAAATCTACGCACATTCTACACTTgccatttgctttcttcaccatcaccacattggcTAACCAATCCAAGTAACAGACTTCCTTAATAAACTGTGCCGTGGTCAGTTTTTGAACCTCTTCTTTGATTGCCTTATCCTGCTTAGGAGCGAACACCCTCTTCTTCTGACAAACAGGCTTAGAAAAGGGGTACACATTCAATCAATGAGTGATTACACTTGGATTGATTCCCAGCATGTCgtcatgactccatgcaaaaacaTCGATACTCTTTCTCAGGAACTGGATGAGGTCTTTTCTTGCCTTCTCCTTCATACCTGTTCCAATTTTGGTGAATTTCTCGGGATCATCTTCTTGCAAAAGAACATTTTCCAGTACTTTTGTGGACTCTGCAACAACCCTTCTTTCCTCAATACTCATTATTTACACCTGCTCGTCCAAAGCCATCATGGCTAAATAGCATTCTCTAGCTGCCAACTCATCTCCTTGTGCTTGCCCTATTCCGTACTCCGTAGGGAATTTGACTGATAGATGGTAGGTAGATGTTATCGCTTTCCAACTGTTCAGAGTTGGTCTTCCAATAATGGCATTGTATGAGGACGAACAATCCACCATGAGGAAATTGACTTCCTTAGTTATCTACTGTGGGTATGACCCTACCACTACTGGTAATGTAATGGTGCCTACGGGCTACACCTTCATTCCTCCGAACCCTATCAATGGTGAGCATACTGGACGAAGTTGATCCCGCCTAAGCCTCATCTGTTAGAAGGCGGGGTAGTACAATATATCTGCTGAGCTTCCATTGTCAACTAACACTCTCCTGGTTGTATAATCTGCAATAAGCAGAGTAATGACAATTGCATCGTCATGCGGGTGATGGATCCTCTCAGTATCTTCGTCGATGAAGGAAATGGCCGGCTCGTCCATTAATCTCGTCCTTGGTGATCGTCTAGAAAGTTGGACGTTTTGCACCACTTTGAGATACGTCTTCTTCGACTTGGAAGATTGCCCCGTCAAGTTTACTCCAATGATAATCCTTATCTCTCCTAGTGGGGGTCAGGACGATTCCTCCATTTTTCATTTCAACTTCTCATCTTTATGATCCCTTCCAATGAAGTGCCTCAGCTTTCCTTGTCTAATAAGATTCTCAATTTACTACTTTAGGTCATAACATTCATCCGTGTCATGCCCATGGTCCCTATGGAAGCGACAATATTTACTCTTATTGCGCTTATTGGGATCTCCTTTTATCTTCTCTGGCCATTTTAGAGAAGGgtcatctttgatttgcatgagcaCCTGATCAAGTGGAGCGTTCAGGGGCGTGTAGTTCTGGCTTCTTCCCAGAGGGCTCGTCTTCATATTATCTCATTCCTTCTTATCTtccgtccgtcccttctttggatGAGGGCTTTGTTCTGAGTGGCATGCTGGTTGCGCTTCCATCCTTTcagctcttttcctcttcttggctatgatcgcatcttctgcattcataaagtTCTAAGCCGAATGGACGAGCTCAGCCATGGTTTGAGACTCCTTCTCATATAGTTTATGGATAAATAGATCAGAATTAATCCCATTATGGAAGGCCGCCAATAGAAGCTTGTCGTCTACCTCGTCCACACTAAGGGTTTCTCTATTGAAGCGAGTGATGAATGACCGCAGTCTCTCATTCTCCCCTTGCTCTATGGTCAACAAGCTGGACGAAGAACGCTTGTGTCTCTGTCCcccaatgaaattgttaacaaacaattTGCTCAACTCTTCGAAAGAACCTACAGAACTTGGGGTATTTTGTTGAACTAGACTCGTGCTGGACCTttaagggtggtagggaaggctctacacatgatttcatcagggaccccttgaaggtgcattgtcATCTTGAAGGTAACAATCTGATCAAACGAGTCACGCATTCCATCATACGAATCCAGAGAAGGTAgcttgaactttgatggtagaggatgaccgttgatggaagccgtaaaggGAGAGTCAGTTCTGTGGACCAAATCTTCTATAGGATTCATCCTCCTcatgttctctttcatttcctccatgactttcttcatttggtccatctcttctttcaagtGTGGTATCGTccgtgaagtggtgcctcttaactgacttccaattttagtattttctctaTCACCATGACCTTGTGTTTGTCCTCCTCCTTCTCGTTCCTCACGTGTCTGTCTTCTTAGATTGATCTCCATTCTTAACTCTTGGTTTTGGTGAGACAACTCCGCAATTGTAGCCGCCATAGATTGCACATGTTGGACAGACGATGTTTGCATGACTGGTGCAGATTGGCGATTGTGTTGAGGATCGCTTGAGGTGCCTCTGCTTCCCTGACGAcctgggctagtagccctcAATTTGGTCCTGACCATCCTAACCTTTTGTCGCGGAAAAGAAAACTGCAAAACAATCTCTCTTCCCACAGATGGTGCCAACTGATACCATTTAGAATTAGTAAGGTGGTTGCTCTGGCTTCTGTGGGCTACTAAACGGTGGAAGGCCTACAAAAAGCAAATATGCTGTCAAAAAGGGGACCGGAGAAGACCGGCCAAACCCCTCCGATGGTAATGTTAGTCTCACAGGAGTGAAACTCTAACTTTTTGGGAGTCAAGTCTCAGAATGTTCTTACCTTCATATGGTTCAGACTGGTCCTTTATATAGAGACCTTGGGGATggttatttgtccaataacctccccaagatttgtggaagccaatgAGTCCGGAGATAACTTCCCCAATGGCTACTAAAGTTGTAACCGCTAACGGAAGTTAACTCATTTGAGGGATTCATGGCGATAGCTACGGGTTTAGTAACCGCTACAAAGAGTCGAAAGTTTTCTAAGTATTGCGCATTCGTCCGTCCAGTGTATGATGATTGGTCATCCTTGGACATCTGATAATCGTCCATGGACGAGTTTATCGTCCATGGGAGACTTCATTGTTCGGGAGCAATATTATCGTTCGTgaacatcttttcttcttttggagtGATTCTTGATCTCCCTTGCTCTATTGGCTCTGGACAATCACTTTGGACGAACTGGAGTTGGGACTAATCTTCCACTTCCCCatcaataataatgataataacaataaaaaaatttagtaatattttattgaataatttttggATGATTTCTAAATTGGATCACTTATGatggatttttttgttttgtttttatttcatgttatttttttaaatgatactGAAACATTTATAATAATGATATCAAATCATATATTACTGTGACAAGTATATATGAGATATACTTTTTGTGTATGTGAAACAATTATACTAATtcaattttagataaatttttattctatataaaactataatatcaaaattatgtattttaatttactattttaattaaaagaactatattatttaaattttgaaaatgtttttaaaaagttaatttaattattaattttaaattattttatttatgtactATAATCTTTAGTTTCGATAAAAGAGAATGATCTTACATgatgtttctcaaaaagaaattctctctctctctctctctctcttttttaaagaaaaaaaaagaaaagcacacTACAACTTTGCTCCccatgatagctctttatcatcagatcaagacaccaattaatttttagtaCAAGCGAGTATTGAacttcagatctcttatacaattatcagagactttaccaattgagctaattagaaTCTACAACCCTCTTCGTGACTTGGATTGTATTGGATTGAACTACGTCTATATCTGTAAAACTAAGAATTAATAATACGGTAAAAGGCTATGAGAAATTCTAACAATTTCATGTAATTAATGATTATCAGTCAATTAATAAGTGGGTTCATAAATGTGAATTAGTCAATCAGACTCTCAATACATTGAATTAGAAAGGCACAAGATGGGATTACACTAtcggatttaaaaaaaaaaaaaaaaaatcaattgagaTGAAGTAGAAAATCTCAGTTGTATGCTTTTATTGAGAGAACCATGTCAAtaaggaaatgaaagaaaatcgattaaaattaatttaattcgAGGATAAccagaaagagaaaaatgagaaaattatgTCTTATTTCTCTAAATGCTATTGATCACAGGCATTTATACGAGTTACTTATACACATGACCTAGTGGCCAAAAACACCAATTAGCAACTTATTTATACACAAGTTACTTGCAAGACATATTAATTGGTTTTTGCCAAAACAACCAACTAAAAACTTGTAAGTAAATCGATCGGCTTCACTTCTTGAATACTTCTAGCCATCTTAACTGACATGGCTCTACTACTTGTAATCTtacaactaactaactaactaataaaCTAAATGCTTCTTGATTCTTTACAAGAATTACACATCTGGGCTCTCCTTGCCTGCACTGATTTGATATACTGTCACATATCGTCAACAAGAGAAACTGCTCGGAATGAATGGCAAGGGGGGACGTCACGAAGGTCACGAATTCTTATCTTGTAGACTGCCATCGAATCTACACTATAAACATAAAAGCACTCATGGAGATATTGAAACTCGATTAAAATGTTACGATTTGGCAGTAGACATAGAGGCCGAATAGGTGCTCTCAAACCGTCCAAAGGCTCCACGGTGTATTCTTTGATCCAAGACTCCTTTGCACCATAAATCTTCATTGACCATATGTCAATCCTATCAAACTCATCATAATCAACCACACAGAGACACCCTCCTAGCACTACTACGTGACAATCTTGCCGATCCAATCCAGACTTATCACAGTTATCTGGTGTTGGAATCTGTTGAAATTCTTCGGACTCCAAATCGAAGGAAACTATAATTGTTGAACCATTTTGCTTATCTTGGCCTAACCAATGTAGTGCTCCATTAAACGAAGCTGCATAGTGTTGCATCCGAAGCAAGAATGGGTTCTTTCTGTTGATCATCCACATGGGTTGTTTGCCTAGAGTGAAAACTTCAATATGTTGTTCTTGTTCCAAACCCATAGGCAGTTCTTGTTCCACTATTCTGACCACCTTGTACTCATTGGTTCTGGGATGGAAACCAAACCCAAAAGCCAACTTGCTTTCATTAGTCATGGTGGACCGTGAAGGCAATCTGACAAAAGTTGCTGCGTGAATATAGTACAcgaaaaatttgtgtttttgcacTTGATCTTTTACTTCAACATAGGAAAAGAACAAGACCCCACGGCAGTACAGAACACTAGTAAACTTCTTGCGATATTCCGAGGGCAAGTTGATTGATTTGACGGTACCTGTCAAGCCATTGTTCCAGGGTTCTTTAACATTGCTCATACAAAAATCACAATGATAAAGTTGGTCATGACGGTCAGAAGGGGGATCACTTGAGCAACAAAGGATGAGGGGACAGGTGTAGGATTGATAAAAAGCTGGTTGAGAATAATGCATAGTATTTGTTTTTGGTGATCTGTGTTATATTCGATAGGGAAATGAGGAAGCAGAAGGGGACTGTCAAGAATTGAATTCTCttaggaaagaaaggaaaagaagaagaacatgaaaGGGATTGAGAGGAATTGTAGGGTTGGTTATCTTTGATTACAACGtgtctcatatatatatacatatacatatatatatatatatatatttataagattCCCATATCAGATAAGAATGCAAATATTAAGATGATATCTGCATtatgataaataataattacGTCAAAATTTGGGCTAATTGCCTGAGGGAGTCGGTGAAGATAAAACGAACAAAACTCGTTTAGCCCCACCAATGCATGCGGGGTAGGGCATAAGATGATCTAGTCTCTCATAGACAAAGCACATGCTAATTAGGTTTAACTAACTGCATTAACtgttaaactttttttatttagtttataattttatttttgacaaaaatacaATTCCAACCCTGACATGCATTGTTTTTACTTccaattttccttaaaaaaatattaaaataattacatTTGGTCAATGATCTCTAGCTCAATTGGCAAGTGTTCCCCTTATAAGTTTTAGGTAAAGGGTGTGGTTATAGATTCTAAACCTATTGCGTGTatgtgtaatatatatatatatatatatatatatatatataataaaataactaatagtcgaaacgtttgactt includes the following:
- the LOC115985701 gene encoding uncharacterized protein K02A2.6-like — translated: MSIEERRVVAESTKVLENVLLQEDDPEKFTKIGTGMKEKARKDLIQFLRKSIDVFAWSHDDMLGINPSKKRVFAPKQDKAIKEEVQKLTTAQFIKEVCYLDWLANVVMVKKANGKCRMCVDFTDLNKAYPKDSYPLPRIDQLVDSTAGHQLLSFMDTFSGYNQIKMDEVDQEKTSFITSQGLFCYKVMPYGLKNAWATYQRLVNHMFCPQIGRNVEVYVNDMLVKSIDEGSHLDDLQETFETLRQYKMKLNPSKCAFGVSSEKFLGFMVSQRGIETNPDKIQAILDMEPPKNIKEVQSLIGRLAALNNSALIRKEGKVQKPVYYTSRALRGAKGRYPLIEKLAFALITASRKLRHYFQVHAINVMTNHPLKKAMNKLEATGQPIQWAVELSEFDIRYQSRNAIKAQALADFIAEFTPSYEDFGEREYNEKRVVHVDGSSTLHARGIGVVLQSPEGDKLKYKARFQYQTTNNEVEYEALLKGLELAKSIEADSILVMGDS
- the LOC115985702 gene encoding F-box protein At3g07870-like — translated: MTNESKLAFGFGFHPRTNEYKVVRIVEQELPMGLEQEQHIEVFTLGKQPMWMINRKNPFLLRMQHYAASFNGALHWLGQDKQNGSTIIVSFDLESEEFQQIPTPDNCDKSGLDRQDCHVVVLGGCLCVVDYDEFDRIDIWSMKIYGAKESWIKEYTVEPLDGLRAPIRPLCLLPNRNILIEFQYLHECFYVYSVDSMAVYKIRIRDLRDVPPCHSFRAVSLVDDM